A genomic segment from Pseudoduganella chitinolytica encodes:
- a CDS encoding nucleotide pyrophosphohydrolase, producing MSDSLHHLRDLTRAFAAERDWQQFHTPKNLAMALSVEVAELAEHFQWLATGAPAELDERKREGVRHELADVLLYLVQLADQLDVDLHAAALEKLALNAAKYPAAQVRGDARKYDEY from the coding sequence ATGAGCGACAGTCTGCATCACCTGCGCGACCTGACCCGCGCGTTCGCGGCGGAACGGGACTGGCAGCAGTTCCATACGCCGAAGAACCTGGCGATGGCGTTGTCGGTGGAAGTGGCGGAACTGGCCGAACATTTCCAGTGGCTGGCGACCGGCGCGCCGGCCGAACTGGATGAGCGCAAGCGCGAAGGCGTGCGCCACGAACTGGCGGATGTGCTGCTGTACCTGGTGCAGCTGGCCGACCAGCTGGACGTCGACCTGCACGCAGCGGCGCTGGAGAAGCTGGCGCTCAACGCGGCCAAGTATCCGGCCGCGCAGGTGCGGGGGGATGCGCGCAAGTACGACGAGTACTGA
- a CDS encoding GNAT family N-acetyltransferase translates to MQISFETADQPDVHALIAELDTYLYSLYPAENVYALDVSSLTQPNVLFAVARAHDGAAIGCAAIVVTPAYGEVKRMYVRPAARGQGAARRLLETLELQARAHGCTALMLETGPTMPEALALYERLGYKYRGPFGDYPDDPLSVFMAKALA, encoded by the coding sequence ATGCAGATCTCTTTTGAAACGGCCGACCAGCCGGACGTCCACGCCCTGATCGCCGAACTGGATACCTACCTGTATTCGCTCTATCCCGCCGAGAACGTGTATGCGCTGGACGTGTCGTCGCTGACGCAGCCGAACGTGCTGTTCGCCGTGGCCCGCGCCCACGACGGCGCCGCCATCGGCTGCGCCGCCATCGTCGTCACGCCCGCCTATGGCGAGGTGAAACGCATGTACGTGCGTCCGGCCGCGCGTGGCCAGGGTGCGGCGCGCCGCCTGCTGGAAACCCTGGAGCTGCAGGCCCGCGCCCACGGCTGCACGGCGCTGATGCTGGAAACCGGCCCCACGATGCCCGAAGCCCTGGCGCTGTACGAACGCCTGGGGTACAAATACCGGGGCCCGTTCGGCGACTATCCGGACGATCCGCTGTCCGTCTTCATGGCCAAGGCGCTGGCATGA